The genomic DNA CCCGCGTCGGCCGCCGCGACGTCGATCAGGGGCGCGAGAAGGAAGCGGGCGAGCAGGACGCCTCCCGCAGCCGACAGTGCGATCCGCGTCGCGCCCCGCGCCCGCCGCAGCGGCTCGACCACCGCGGTCGACAGCGCGATGAAGGTCAGGAAGTCGACGCCGAGCCACGGGTCCTTGCCCCAGCGCCACAGGATGAACTGATCGGCGAGTACGAGGATCGCGAGCTTGCGCGCGAGCCCGTAGCGGTGGTGGCCACCGGCGCGCAGCGACTGGAGGCCGCTGCCGAACCCGGTCGCGAAGAAGAACAGCACCGGCGCGAAGCCGCCGATCGCGAAGAGCGCGTCGGCGAGCGGTGAGAGCGGGACGCCGGGCGCATACCAGGTCGCGACGGCGTGGTTCGCGACCATCGCGATCGCCGCGAGCCCGCGCAGCACGTCGAGCTCGGGCCACGGCGCCGCGACCGGCACGCGCGTCGCGGATTCGTCTCGTTCGGGCACGCCCCCTCCCGTTCGCGGAGCGACACGGTATCCCACGCCGCGCGTCGCACGGCGAGTCCGATCGCCCCATCGGAGGCTCCACCGCCGCTCGTGAGTCACCGCGAGCGAGAAGGACGGGCGGTGTTGCCCTACGTTCGGCGCCGCGTCGGCCCGATACGGGCCGCGCGCCGCAGCGAAGCGAGCCGCGGCAGGAGGAGCGCATGTCTCGGAGCCCCTGGGATCGCATCCGTCCGATCGACGAGGACGCCATCCAGCGAGCCTTCGAGTCCGCGCAGCCGTTCCGGCACTTCCACATCGACGACTTCCTCGAGCCCGCGTTCGCGCGCGAAGTCGCCGCCGCGTATCCGAGCTACGACGAAGCGCTCGCCCTCGGCCGCGAGTTCCAGGCGCTGAACGAGAACCTCAAGATCCAGGTGTGCGACCGCGCGCGCTTCCCGGAGCCGATCGCCCGCCTCGAGGAGGCGCTCGCCGCGCCCGAGTGGCGCGCGGCGCTGGAGCGCATCACGGGCATCCCGAAGCTCCTCGCCGACGACGAGCTCGTCGGGGGCGGCATGCACATCATGGGGTCGGGCGGCCGGCTCGACGTGCACGTCGACTTCAACCTGATCGAGAACCGCGGCCTGCACCGGCGCCTCAACATCCTCGTGTTCCTGAATCCGCGCTGGCAGGACGGGTGGGGCGGCGAGCTCGAGCTGTGGGACACCGGCGTCCGGCAGCGCGGCGCGTCGTTCGTCCCGAAGTTCAACCGCTGCGCCGTGTTCCAGACGAGCGAGATCAGCTTCCACGGCGTCACGCCGCTCGTCTGCCCCGACGGCGAGACGCGGAACTCGTTCGCGGCCTACTACTACACGCGCGAGGCGCCGGCCGGCTGGGACGGCACGCGCCACACGACGATCTTCCGAGCGCGGCCCGACGAGGCGCTCCGCGGCCACGTGCTGATGCCCGCGGAGAAGGCGTGGCGGCGGGTTCGCAACCGTCTGCGCGGCCTCGTCCGCAAGTCGCCGGCACGTTAGGCGCCCCCCGCCGGCCCCGGAGCCCACCGAATGGCGCGCGTGACGCTCGGCCGCCTCGTCCGGAGCTCGGGGCTCGCGGGCCTCGCGCAGGTGGTGCGCGCGGCGAGCAGCATGGTGCTCACGCCCATCGTGCTCGGCGCCATCGGGCTCGAGGGCTTCGGCGTCTGGGCGCTGCTCTTCAGCCTCTCGAACTCGATCAACGTGATCGGCGTGAGCTTCGGGAACGCCTACGCGAAGTTCACGGCCGACTTCGAGGCGCGGCGCGACTTCGATGGGCTGGCGGAGCGCGTCGGCGCCGGGCTCGTATTGATCGGCGGCGTCGCGGCCCTGGGGCTCGTCGGGCTCGCGCTCGCGAGCGAGTGGCTGCTCCGCATGAGCAGCGTTCCCGAGGCGATGCTCCCCGAGGCGCGGACCGGGTTCCTCATCGTCTGCGTCACCGTCTTCTCGATGCTGAGCATCGGGTGCGTGCGGCAGATCCTCGCCGGCCTCCAGCGCACCGACCTGAGCTCCGTCGGGCAGATCGCGACGTCGCTCGCCTACCTCGCGCTCGGCTGGACGCTCGTGCGCCGCGGCCACGGCATCGTCGGGCTCGCGGTCGCGAACCTCGCGGCCGAGCTCGCCGGCATCGCGCTCAGCTGGGTGTGGTGCCGGCGCGTGTGTCCGCAGCTCGTGCTGTCGCCGCTGCGGGCGACGCGCGCGGGGCTCCGCGAGGTCGTCGCGCTCGGCGGGCGTTTCCAGCTCGTCTTCGCGCTCAACTTCCTCAGCAACGAGGGCTTCAAGATCGCCCTCTCGAGCCTGCTCGGGCCGGCCGTGCTCGGCAGCTACGAGCTGGCGCGCCGGATGATGCGCCTGTGCCAGACCGCCGCCGGCGCCATCCACACGCCGATGATGCCCGCGTTCGCGCAGCTCCACTCGGGGGGCGAGAGCGAGCGCGCGCGGCACATGCACAACCGCGGGGCGCTCGCGCTCTTCACCGCCGCACTCGTCGCCATCGGGTTCGTCGCCGTCTTCGCCGAGCGGACGATGCTCGTGTGGACGGCCGACCCGCAGCCGCTCGCGGCCTGGACGTTCCGCGCGCTCGCCGCCGCCTACGTCTTCAAGCAGCTCTCGAGCATGGCGACCGCGAACCTGCGCGGGCGCGGTGAGTTCCGCCTCGAGATCGGCTCGATGGTGTTCTCGCTCGTCGCGCGTCTCGGGCTGATCGTGCCGCTCTACGCCTGGCTCGACTACGCGGGCTTCGTGTGGAGCGAGGCCATCGCCCACGTCGCGACGGCGCTCGTGCTGCTCTGGCCGTACGCCGGACGCGAGGGCATCGCCCTCGGGCGCTTCTTCTGGGAGGCGGCCGCGCGCCCGACGCTGCTGCTCGCGCTCCCGCTCGCCGCGGCCTGGGCGGGCGCCCACGCGTGGCCTCTGCCGCTCGGCGACGTCGCGCCGCGCTGGCAGGCGTTCTTCGAGCTCGCGCTGTGGGGGGCGCTGTTCAGCGCTGCGTCTGCCGGGGTCGTCTGGTTCGGCCTGCTCGCGAGCGACGAGCGCGCCCGGCTCGGCCGCTCGCTCGCGCGAAGGTTCGGCCGCGGCCGGCGACCGAGCGCCGGCACCGCCTGAGCGCGGCGCGCTAGCGCGCGCCGCGCGCGGAGCCCGCGATCAGCGCCGCGAGCTTCGCCGCCTCGACGCTCGGGTCGTGCCGTGCGAGCACGGCGGCGCGGCCGGCCGCGCCGAGCGCGCGCAGCTCGTCGACGCTCGCCGAGAGCAGCGCGCGCATCGCGTCGGCGAGCGCGTCGACATCGCTCGCCGGCACGAGCCAGCCGTTGCGCCCCGGCTCGACGAGCTCCGGAATGCCCGCGATGTAGGTGCTGATGCACGGGCGGGCCATCGCCATCGCCTCCATGAGCACGGCGGGAAGGCCCTCTGCGAAGCTCGGCAGCACCATTCCGCGCGCCGTCGCCATCTGCTCGACGATCTGCTGGCTGTTCATCCAGCCCGTGATGCGCACGCGGTCCGCGAGCCCCGCGTCGCGGATGCGCCGCTCCGACGCCTCGCGCAGGGGGCCGTCCCCGATCAACAGCAGCTCGAAGTCGAGGCCGTCGGAAGCGACGCGTCGAGCCGCCTCGAGCAGGATCGGCACCGCCTTCTCCTCGCACACGCGACCGACCCAGACGAGCCGCTTCGCATCCGCGGCGACGGGGGAGGGCTCCTGCGCCAGGAAGGCCGGGTCGGGGCCGCAGTGCACGACGCGCAGCTTCGGCCAGTGCTCGACCGGCGCGTAGATCATGCACTGGCTCTTCGTGAACTCCGTGATGCAGACGGTGAACGCGCTGCGCACGATCTTCTCGCCGAGCGCCCAGCGCTCGGGCGCGCGGAAGATGTACGGGCCGTGGATCGTCATGCTGAACGGAACGCCCGAGAGCGCGGATGCGAGCATCGCGACCGACGCCGAGTTCTCGCCGATGTGGCAGTGCAGGTGCTCGACGCTGCGCTCGCGCAGCGCGCGCGCCAGGAAGCACGCCTCGAGGAAGTAGGCCGCCTGCCAGACGAGCGCGCGCAGGCCGGGCGCGGCCGTCCGCCACGCGAGCGCGAGCCCCGCCGCGAAGCGACGCGGCGCGCCGAGCGCGAGCGCGAGTGCGGCGAGCGGCGTCTCGAAGCGGTGGTCGGAGTAGAGGTACGTCGTCGCGGCGCGCTCGCTGCGGTGGAAGTCGGTCACCATCTGCGCGTCGTCCGCCTTGCGGATCGAGAACGTGTGGACGCGGTGGCCCATCGCGCGCAGCGCGGTGACCTCGTTGCGCACGGCCGTGTCGACGGCGCGCGGGTAGATGCTCGCGAGATAGGCGATCTCGAGCGGGGCGCCGCCGCTCGGGACGGGCTCGGCGTCGGACGTCGCGGTCACGGGCGGTGCGGCTCCTCGGGCGCGCGCGCGGCGGACGAGCGCGCGCGCGGCGGGTAGGTGCGGTCGAGGCACGTCGCGTAGTCGCCGGGCCGGTGCGCGGGCAGCAGCGCCTCGAGGCGCGCGCGCGCGTGGCGGCGCGGGCGGTAGCCCTCCGCGAAGCTGCCGCGCGCGAACAGGCTCGGCAGCTTCGCGCGCGCCCCCCACACGAGCGCGGCGACGCGCTGGACGGCGAAGGCCAGCAGGGCGACGAAGGCGTAGGGAATCGGGACGCGGCGGCCGCCGCGGCCCGAGCGCGCGACGTGGTCGCCGAGGAAGCGCCAGGCAGTGACGTCGTCGGCGTCGGTCACGTTGATCGCGCGGCCGACGGAGGCCGGGCTCTCGAGCGCGGCGCGGAACGCGTCGGCGCAGTTGTCGACGTGGGTGAGGGCGGGCCGGCGGAGCGGCCCGAAGACGAGGTGGAGCCCGCCGACGGTGCGGCCATAGGTGTCGTCCGGGCAGGGGTTTGCATCACCCCAGATGAAGCCCGGCCTGAGGATCGTGAGCTCCCACCCGAGCTCGGCCGCGCGGCGCTCGGCGAGGCGCTCCTGCCAGACCTTCGCCGACGCGTAGCCGCCGCAGTCGTACGGGCGCTCGCGCAGCGGGAGCGACTCGTCGACGACGCCGCGCGCGCGCGTCCAGTCGTACACCGAGAAGCTGCTGCACAGCACGAGGCGCCGGACGGAGCTCCGCGCCATCGCGTCGAAGAGCCGCTCCGTCGCGATCACGGTGTCGGCGAAGCGGATCGCGTCGCTTCCGGACATCGCGGCGGCGAGGTGCACGACCGCGTCGACGCCCTCGAGCGCGCGGTCGAGGTCGGCGGCGTGGCGCAGGTCGGCGACGAAGGGCTCGATCGGCGGCGCGAGGCCGAGGGCGCGCGCGTCGCGTCCGGGGCGCACGAGCGCGCGCACGTCGTGGCCCGCGCCCGCGAGCGCCGCCGCGACGCGACGTCCCAGGAAGCCTCCCGCGCCGGTGACGAGCACCTTCACGCGCGGCGCTCCGCGGCGGGCGCGGCGTCCGCGTCGCCGATGCCGTCGAGGAGATCGAACACGAGCGCACTCGTCGCGGAGATCGCAGCCGGCGCGATCGGCGGCGCCTCGCCCGATTCGAGCGCGTCGTACAGGCGCGCGAGCAGCGTCCAGAGCCCCGCGTACGTGAGCGGACGCCCGGAGAGCTTCCGCGCGAGCCCTCCGATGGCGGACGATGCGAACGCGCGCGCCGCGTCGAGTCCGTTCGCGACGGGCTGGAGCGGCGAGGGGCCGCCGCGCACGCGCTCGACGCGCAGCAGCGGCTCGAACAGGCTCGCCTCCGCGCGCAGGCGCGTGCCGTGGACGCGCAGCGAGAAGGCGTCCGGCTGCGAGTGCGAGCTGAAGCCGAGCCACGCCGTTCCGCGCTCGGCGTCGACCTGCGCCCGCAGCTCGTCGGCCGCGAGGGCCGGGTTCGCGCTGCGCTTGCGCGCGATGCGCTGCACGCTGCGGTGGGGCCCGACGAAGGCGTGCGCGAGGTAGGCGAGGTGCGTCGCGAAGTCGAGGAAGGGGCCGCCGGGCAGCCCGGCGAACGGCGACGGGCCGTTCGGATCGGCGTGGCGACTCCCGGCGCCCGCGATGTCGACGCAGAACGTGGCCTCGACGTGCACGACGTCGCCCAGCTCGCCGCCGTGCGCGAGCGCGAGCATGCGCTGCACGGCCGGGTTGAAGAGGTAGTTGTGGTCCTCGACGAGCCAGAGCCCGCGCTCGCGCGCTGCGCGCTCGAGCGTCGCGAGATCGGCCGCGCTCGTCGCGATCGGCTTCTCGACGAACACGTGCGCACCGGCCTCGAGGGCGGCGAGCGCCAGCGGGACGTGGGAGCGGGGCGGCGTCGCGACGTGCACGACGTCGGGCGCCGCCGCCGCGAGCATGGCGGCGTGGTCGGTGTACCAGGCGGGGACGCGGAACTGGTCGGCGGTGGCCTCGGCCATCACGGCCGAGCGATCGCACACCGCGACGACCTCGGCGTTGCGCAGCGTCGCGAGGCAGGCGAGATGCTCGCGCGCGATGTAGCCCGCGCCGACGACGGCGACGCGCGCGCGCTGCGCAGCGCGCGCGCTCTCTCTGCCGCGCCCGCTCGCGCCCGCTGCCTCCGACGTCGCATCCATCCCTGTGTGTGGCCCCTCGCGGCGGCGATCCGCCGCAAGGCGGCTCTCTACCGGATCCCCGTCGACGCCACCAGCGCGGCGATCGCACGGCCGCGGCGCAACCCGAGGCCCGCTCGCGGCCACTCACCTCGGGTCGCGTCGCCCGGCGGTGCGCCGACCGGAGCCGCATCGGCGCGCGCGCGGCTCGCGCTTGAGGGCTCGCGCCGTCGGGTTCAGCCCACGGCGACCGGAGCCGATTCGGGGACCCCGCCGCCGCGGACTATGCTCGGGAGCCAGCATGATCATCTCGCAGACGCCGTACCGCATCAGCTTCGCCGGCGGTGGAACGGATCTCCCGGCCTTCTACCGCGAGGAGTACGGAGCGGTCCTGTCCACGGCGATCGATCGCCACATGTACGTCACGGTCGGCACGCGCTTCGACTCGACGATCCGCGTCGCGTACTCGACGACGGAGGTGGTCGAGACGGCCGCGCAGCTCAAGCACACGCTCGTGCGCGAGGCGCTCGCGATCACCGACCTCGACCGCGCGCTCGAGATCACGACGATCGGCGACGTGCCCGCCGGCACCGGCATGGGCTCGTCGAGCGCGCTCGCCGTGGGCCTGCTGACGGCGCTCTATGCCTACAAGGGGCGCGCGGAGGCGCCCGAGACGCTGGCGCGACAGGCGTGCGAGATCGAGATCGACCGGCTCGGCGCGCCGATCGGAAAGCAGGACCAGTACGCCGCCGCCTACGGCGGGCTGCAGTACATCCGCTTCAACCCCGACGAGACCGTGCACGTCGAGCCCGTGCCCGGGAGCGCCGCGATGCTCGAGGCGCTCTCCGACCACGTGCTGCTGTTCTACACGGGCGGGACGCGCGACGCGAATCAGCTGCTCTCCGAGCAGTCGCGCGCGACGGCGCGCAAGCTCGACGTCCTGCGGCGCATGCGCGACATCGCGGGCGAGCTGCGCGACGTGCTCGGCGCGAGCGACTCGCCGCGCTTCGACGTCTTCGGCGCGAAGCTCGACGAGGCGTGGGAGCTCAAGCGCTCGCTCACCGGGAGCATCTCGACGCGCACGATCGACGACTGGTACGCGCGCGGCCGGCGCGCCGGCGCGTACGGCGGGAAGCTGCTCGGCGCGGGCGGCGGCGGCTTCCTGATGCTGTTCGCGCCGCGCGACCGCCACGGCGCGATCCGCGAGGAGCTCGGCCATCCGAAGGAGCTCCCCGTGCGCTTCGACCCGCGCGGCTCGCGCGTGATCTTCATCGGGAACCGGCGCTAGGCGACCCGACGCATGGCGCGCACCCTCGTCCTCGCCGCCGGTCTGGGCACGCGGCTGCGGCCGCTCACCGACCGCGTTCCGAAGTGCCTCGTGCCGGTCGCCGGGCGGCCGCTGCTCGACTACTGGCAGGACGCGTTCGCGCGCGACGGCCTGCTCGACGCGCGCATCAACGTGCACGCCCACGCCGAGCAGGTCCGCGCGTGGGTGGCGGCGCGCAACGCCGAGGGCCCGGTGGCGTGGAGCGTCTTCGAGGAGCCGGCGCTCCTCGGCTCGGGCGGCACCCTGCGCGCGAACCTCGCGTGGCTCGAGGGCAGCGACGACGGCGTCTTCGTCGTCGTGTACGCGGACAACGCGAGTGCCGTCGACTTCCGCGCGCTGCTCGCCTTCCACCGCGAGCGCGCGGCCGAGGTCACGATGGCGCTGTTCGACGCCCCGGACCCGCGCGCCTGCGGCATCGCGACGCTCGACGCGGAGGACCGGATCGTCGACTTCGTCGAGAAGCCGAGCGCACCGGCCTCGACGCTCGCGAACGCGGGGATCTACGCGGTGTCGACGGGCGCGCTCGACGAGGCGCTCGCGAACGCAGTTCCGAAGGGCGCCGTCCTCGACCTCGGCCACGACGTGCTGCCGCGGCTCGCCGGGCGCATGCACGGCTTCCGGATCGACGGATACCATCGCGACGTCGGCACGCCCGAAGCGCTCGCGGAGATCGAGCGCGACGTGCGCGCGGGCGCACTCCGCGCGCGCGCGCAGGCGCGCACTGCGGAAGGGAGAGCACGGTGAGGATCCTCGTGACCGGCGGAGCGGGCTATGTGGGCAGCTTCGCGGCCCGCCACCTGATGCGGAAGGGCCACCACGTCGTCGTCCTCGACAACCTGTGTCAGGGGCACCGCGGGACGCTCCCGGCCGAGGTCCTCGTCGTCGGCGACATCGCCGACCGCGCGCTCTTCGGCCGGCTGCTCGACGAGCACCGCATCGAGGCCGTGATGCACTTCGCGGCCGCGACGAACGTCGCCGAGTCGGTCGAGAACCCCGCCTACCACTACCGCAACAACACCGTGAACACGCTCGGCATGCTCGAGACGATGATCGAGCACGACGTGCGCCGGATCGTCTTCTCGAGCACGGCGGCGACGTACGGCGAGACCGACGAGATGCCGCTGCGCGAGGACGCGCCGAAGAACCCGGTCTGTCCGTACGGCTACTCGAAGCTCGCGATCGAGTGGATGATCCAGGACTTCTCGCACGCCTACGGGCTGTCGTACGCGATCCTCCGCTACTTCAACGCCTCCGGCGCCGCGCCCGACGGCGCGCACGGCGAGGACCACGCACCCGAGACGCACCTGATTCCGCTGGTCATCCAGGCGATGACGGGAAAGCGGCCCGAGGTGCAGCTCTTCGGGAGCGACTATCCGACGCGCGACGGGACGGCGCTTCGCGACTACGTCCACGTCGACGACCTCGCGCTCGCGCACGAGCTCGCCGTCGAGTGGTGCCCGGCCCCCGGGTCGAAGCCGGGCGGCGGCATCTTCAACATCGGGACGGGCAGCGGGAACACCGTGCTCGAGGTCGTGCAGGCGCTCGAGCGCGTGACCGGCGAGAAGGTGCCGTACCGCATGGCCGCGCGGCGCCCCGGCGATCCGGCGCGCCTCGTCGCGAGCAACGACCGGCTGCGGGACGTGCTCGGCTGGCGGCCGGCCTACACCGAGATCGACGCCGTCGTCGAGACGGCGTGGAAGTGGCACCGCGCGCACCCGAACGGATATGGCGACTGAGCGCGCGACGGCCGGACGGCCGCGCGTCTCACTCGCGGACCGAGCCCCGCTCGAGCGCGAGGAACTGCGTGAGGCAGTGCATCAGGCTCTGGTGCGTGTCCTCCGCGATCCCGTAGTTCTCGACCGGGATCCACACGCACACGTCGGCCATCGTCGCGAGCTTGCCGCCCTTGAAGCCCGTGAACGCGACGGTCGGGATGCCGCGCTCCTTCGCGTACGCGCAGGCGGCGACGACGTTCGGCGAGTTGCCGCTCGAGCTCACCACGAGCAGGGCGTCCCCCGGCTTCAGGTAGTACTCGAGCTGGCGGCTGAAGACGTGGTCGTAGCCGATGTCGTTGCCGAGCGCGGTGAGCATCGCGTTGTTGGCGGCGAGCGAGATCGAACGGATCGGCGGCACGCCCTTCGCGTGCGTCCCCTTCGTCGTGTCGCAGACGGTGTGATCGGAGATCGACGCGCTGCCGCCGTTGCCCGCCACCCAGAGCGTGCCGCCGCTCTCGGCGACGCCCTGGAACACGCCGAGCACGCGCGCGAGCGCGTCGCGGTCGAAGGCCTGGAGGGCGGCGGCGAAGCGCGCGTAGTAGTCGTCGATGAAGGCGCGGAAGTCGTGGGCGCTCATGCGGGGGAGGGCTCCGTCGTCGTGGCGGCGGCGCTCGAGCGCGCCGGGTCGCGGGGGCGCAACGATATCGAAGGAGCGCGCGCGTGACTGAACCCCGCGTCTCCTTCGTGGTGATCGGGCTCGACGAGGCGGCCCGTCTCGGCGACGCGCTCGCGTCGCTCACCGCGCAGGGGCTCCCGCGGCACGAGGTGGAGATCCTCTACGTCGACTCCGGCTCGCGCGACGGATCGCCCGAGATCGCCGCGCGCGCGGGTGTCGACGCGGTGCTCCACATCGAGCGCGCCGGAGCGAGCGCGGCGCGCGCCCGCAACGCCGGGCTCGCGCGGGCGCGCGGCGCACTCGTGCAGTTCGTCGACGGCGACACGTGCATCGCCCCCGGCTGGGTCGCGGCGGGGAGCGCCGCGCTCGCGGCCGATCCGGAGCTCGCCGGCGTCGAGGGATCGCTCGTCGAGGCGCGCCCGGCCGCGAACCTCTACCACGCCGTGTGCGAGCTCGACTGGCCGGCGGGCGAGGGCACGGTCGACTTCGTCGGAGGCAACGCGCTCTACCGTCGCGAGGCGATCGCCGCCGCCGGCGGCTTCGACGAACGCATGCGCGTCGGCGAGGAGCCCGAGCTCGGGTTCCGGCTGCGGCAGGCCGGCTTCGGGTTCCGGCGGCTGGATCACCCGATGGCCGTGCACGACCTCGACCTGCGCGGGCTCGGCGACTACTGGACGCGCGGGCGCAAGAGCGGGCTCGCGTGCGGGTGGGTCGCGCTCGCGACGGGCGGTGCGACGCGCGGCTACTGGAGCGAACGCGTGCGCGCGACCCTCGTGCACGCAGCGTGGCAGGTGCTGCCGGTCGCGGCGGGCGTCGCTGCGCTTCCCGCGAGCCCGCGCCTCGCCGCCGTGCTCGTCGCGGCTCCCCTGCTCGCACTCGCGCTCCTCGGCGCGCGCAAGGCGCGGCGCGTCGCGCACGCGCGCGGCGTCGGCCTCGGTCGCGCGCTCGCCTACGGCCTGCACGCGTACCTCTACAAGATCCCGAGCGCGGTCGGCGTGCTCCAGGCACTCGCCTCCCGCCTTCCGCCGCCCGCGCCCTCGCGCGCGTACGTCGCGGAGGCCCCGCCGCAATGAGGGAAGCCGTCGACATGGCGCGCGCGCACGACGCGGCGGCCGTGCAGCCCGTCTCGGTCGTCGTTCCCGCGCACGACGAGGAAGCCGTCATCGAGCGCTGCCTGCGCGCGATGCTCGAGGGAGCGGAGCCGGGCGAGCTCGACATCGTCGTCGTGGCGAACGGCTGTCGCGACGCGACGGCCGCGCGGGCGAGGGCGGTCGCCGCGGAGCATCCCGGCGCCGTCCGCGTCGTCGAGCTCGAGCGGCCGTCGAAGCACGGCGCGCTCGTCCGCGGTGATGCGGAGGCACGCGGGTTTCCGCGCTTCTTCGTCGACGCGGACGTCTCGCTCCCGCTCGCCGCGCTGCGGAGCGTGGCCGCCGTGCTGCGGCGGGGCGAGGCGCTCGTCGCCGCTCCGCGCATGCAGGTCGATCTCGGGGAGAGCTCGTGGGCCGCGCGCGCCTACTACCGGGTCTGGATGCGCCTTCCCTATCACCGCAGCGGCACGATCGGCTCGGGCGTCTACGCCCTGTCCGAGGCCGGGCGGGCGCGCGTCGGCCCCTTTCCCGACATCATCAGCGACGACGGCTACGTCCGGCTCTGCTTCGCGCCAGCAGAGCGCGCGAGCATCGCCGGGGCCACCTTCACGATCACCGCGCCGCGCGACCTGGCCGGCGTGCTGGCCGTGAAGACGCGCAGCCAGAAGGGCTGGCGACAGCTGCGGGAGCAGTTCCCGGCGCTCGTCGCGAACGACGGCAGCGACTACGGCGGAGCGCTCGGTCCGCTGCTCGCCGACGTCCGCGTCTGGCCCGCCCTCCCGGTCTACGCCCTCGTCGCCGCCATCACGAAATTCCGCGCCTGGCGCCTGAACCGCTCGGGGCGGCTGGCCGATTGGGAGCGCGACGAATCGTCGCGTCGACCACAGGCAGGCGGGGAGCGCGACGAGTCGTCGCGTCGACCACAGGCAGGCGGGGAGCGCGACGAATCGTCGCGTCGACCACAGGCAGGCGGGGAGCGCGACGAGTCGCGATGAATCCGATGGAGTCGATGGAAGCGAATCCGACGAGCCCGCCCCCCGCGTCCGCGGGCGGGCGCACCACGGCGCGCATCGCGCGCACGAGCGCGGGCGACGCGCACACGCGCGAGCTGATCGCGCGGCTCGTCGACGTCTCGCAGCGCGGCCTCCCGCGCATGTTCGATCGCGACGAGCGGATCTTCGTGCACTGCCTGCGCCGCGACGCCGCGGGCACCATCGCACCCGAGGGCCAGAGCCTCCGCTACTCGGCGATCGTGCTGCTCGGCGCGCGCTGGCTCGACGACGACCAGCAGCGCGCGCTCTTCGCGGGCGAGACGGCGCGCGAGTTCGCGTCGCGCGCGCTCGCACACGCACGCGACACGGACGACCTCGGCGACGCCTCCCTGTGCGCCTGGGCCGCGTTCGAGCTCGGCCATCCCGATGCCGCTCGCGCCCTCGAGCGCGCGCTCGCGCTCGAGTCGAAGCAGGCGAGCCCGTTCACCGTGGAGCTCGCCTGGCTCGTCTCGGCGCTCGCCGCAGCCCCGGGATCGAGCCGCGAGGGAACGGCGCGCCGCATCGCCCACCGCCTCCTCGAGGGCTTCTCCGCGCACGCGCGCGTCTTTCCGCACCGCGTGGGCGAGCCCAGGCCCGGCTTCCGCGCGCACGTCGCGTGCTTCGCCGACCAGGTCTATCCGATCCAGGCGCTCTCGCGTCTGCACCGCCGCTACGGTGCCGACCGGGGGCTCGACGCCGCTTCCCTCTGCGCGGCGCAGATCTGCGAGGTGCAGGGCGAAGGCGGCCAGTGGTGGTGGCACTACGACGCGCGCACGGGTGCCGTCGTCGAGGGCTATCCGGTCTACAGCGTGCACCAGGATGCCATGGCGCCGATGTGCCTCCTCGACCTCGAGGAGGCCGGCGGGCCGTCGTTCGGCGACGCGATCCGGCGCGGCCTGCAGTGGATGGCCGAGGCGCCCGAGATCGGCCGCAG from Myxococcota bacterium includes the following:
- a CDS encoding nucleotidyltransferase family protein, yielding MARTLVLAAGLGTRLRPLTDRVPKCLVPVAGRPLLDYWQDAFARDGLLDARINVHAHAEQVRAWVAARNAEGPVAWSVFEEPALLGSGGTLRANLAWLEGSDDGVFVVVYADNASAVDFRALLAFHRERAAEVTMALFDAPDPRACGIATLDAEDRIVDFVEKPSAPASTLANAGIYAVSTGALDEALANAVPKGAVLDLGHDVLPRLAGRMHGFRIDGYHRDVGTPEALAEIERDVRAGALRARAQARTAEGRAR
- a CDS encoding glycosyltransferase family A protein; translated protein: MTEPRVSFVVIGLDEAARLGDALASLTAQGLPRHEVEILYVDSGSRDGSPEIAARAGVDAVLHIERAGASAARARNAGLARARGALVQFVDGDTCIAPGWVAAGSAALAADPELAGVEGSLVEARPAANLYHAVCELDWPAGEGTVDFVGGNALYRREAIAAAGGFDERMRVGEEPELGFRLRQAGFGFRRLDHPMAVHDLDLRGLGDYWTRGRKSGLACGWVALATGGATRGYWSERVRATLVHAAWQVLPVAAGVAALPASPRLAAVLVAAPLLALALLGARKARRVAHARGVGLGRALAYGLHAYLYKIPSAVGVLQALASRLPPPAPSRAYVAEAPPQ
- a CDS encoding SIS domain-containing protein gives rise to the protein MSAHDFRAFIDDYYARFAAALQAFDRDALARVLGVFQGVAESGGTLWVAGNGGSASISDHTVCDTTKGTHAKGVPPIRSISLAANNAMLTALGNDIGYDHVFSRQLEYYLKPGDALLVVSSSGNSPNVVAACAYAKERGIPTVAFTGFKGGKLATMADVCVWIPVENYGIAEDTHQSLMHCLTQFLALERGSVRE
- a CDS encoding glycosyltransferase, coding for MREAVDMARAHDAAAVQPVSVVVPAHDEEAVIERCLRAMLEGAEPGELDIVVVANGCRDATAARARAVAAEHPGAVRVVELERPSKHGALVRGDAEARGFPRFFVDADVSLPLAALRSVAAVLRRGEALVAAPRMQVDLGESSWAARAYYRVWMRLPYHRSGTIGSGVYALSEAGRARVGPFPDIISDDGYVRLCFAPAERASIAGATFTITAPRDLAGVLAVKTRSQKGWRQLREQFPALVANDGSDYGGALGPLLADVRVWPALPVYALVAAITKFRAWRLNRSGRLADWERDESSRRPQAGGERDESSRRPQAGGERDESSRRPQAGGERDESR
- the galE gene encoding UDP-glucose 4-epimerase GalE, which translates into the protein MTGGAGYVGSFAARHLMRKGHHVVVLDNLCQGHRGTLPAEVLVVGDIADRALFGRLLDEHRIEAVMHFAAATNVAESVENPAYHYRNNTVNTLGMLETMIEHDVRRIVFSSTAATYGETDEMPLREDAPKNPVCPYGYSKLAIEWMIQDFSHAYGLSYAILRYFNASGAAPDGAHGEDHAPETHLIPLVIQAMTGKRPEVQLFGSDYPTRDGTALRDYVHVDDLALAHELAVEWCPAPGSKPGGGIFNIGTGSGNTVLEVVQALERVTGEKVPYRMAARRPGDPARLVASNDRLRDVLGWRPAYTEIDAVVETAWKWHRAHPNGYGD